CCCTGGTCTCGGTTCTCGCCGTCGTCGCCGCCGTGATCGTCGGATCGATCATGATCGCGCTGACCGACACGGATGTGCAGGCCGCCGCCGGGTACTTCTTCCAGCGTCCGGGTGACACGTTCGGCGCGATCGGCAGTGCGGTCGGCGGCGCGTACGCCGCGCTGTTCCGCGGCTCGATCTACAACTTCAACGCGGACTCGTTCGCGATCGGCATCCGTCCGTTCACCGAGACGCTCAAGTTCGCGACGCCGCTGATCGCGGCCGGCCTCGGCGTCGGCCTGGCGTTCCGCGCCGGCCTGTTCAACATCGGCGGCCAGGGGCAGATGCTGATGGCGGCCGCGGCTGCCGGATACGTCGCCACCACCTGGAACCTGCCCTTCCCGCTGCACATGCTGGCCGCCCTCGTGGCCGGTCTCGTGGCCGGCGCGATCTGGGGCGGCATCGCCGGGCTCCTGAAGGCCAGGACGGGCGCGCACGAGGTGATCGTGACGATCATGCTCAACCACATCGCGTTCTATCTGCTGGCCTGGATGCTGGCGACCCAGGGCCTGCTGCAGGCGCCGGGCTCCAACAACCCGAAGACCGCGCCGATGGCGGACAGCGCTGTGCTCCCGCAGATCCTCGGGCCGATGTACAAGCTGCACCTCGGCTTCCTGTTCGCCCTGATCGCCGTCGCCATCACCTGGTACCTGCTGGAG
Above is a genomic segment from Microbacterium sp. W4I4 containing:
- a CDS encoding ABC transporter permease; protein product: MTAAQTQAPVPPVPPVPDTTPGPSRWREAWNRVASGNALVSVLAVVAAVIVGSIMIALTDTDVQAAAGYFFQRPGDTFGAIGSAVGGAYAALFRGSIYNFNADSFAIGIRPFTETLKFATPLIAAGLGVGLAFRAGLFNIGGQGQMLMAAAAAGYVATTWNLPFPLHMLAALVAGLVAGAIWGGIAGLLKARTGAHEVIVTIMLNHIAFYLLAWMLATQGLLQAPGSNNPKTAPMADSAVLPQILGPMYKLHLGFLFALIAVAITWYLLERSNLGFRFRAVGENPAAARTAGISVGRMYFLVMVIAGALVGLAGVSQALGTEPGGFSGGIDAGIGFDAITVALLGRSRPIGILFAGLLFGAFKTGGFTMQASQGVPIEIVLVVQSLIVLFIAAPPLVRAMFGVPQPGSPSRRQRRAAKKEVAA